A portion of the Chondrinema litorale genome contains these proteins:
- a CDS encoding DUF3857 domain-containing protein: protein MNKLSKRVLLIAILLLPILPAYSNANPPDFELVTKEDLEKTICDIDSTAPAAYLSDKGRSSFFYDDYQGFMIRFERKSRIQIYKKDGLEYADVVIPLYKKDNRSMEVLKEVVAYTYNLENGSVLRTKLSPGEVYEEDLEEKYILKKFTLPKAQVGSIIDIYYKVESPFVANLEDWNFQKAIPVKLSMYEVYMPPFFEYAINKKGSIEIKNSEPFLDRAEKRFNGMEYKDMNYKWMAKDIPAFYEEAYMTAKSDYISKVEFQLTKINYPNRGSVSYMSSWEELIKRLTKESSFGRFLKMKVDKNLISQITAGLSDDIEKAKAIHKYVKENYKWDGDYGMYPSDEYKDFEMKREGNCTAINLTLLNMLDAAGIEAYPLLISTRDNGLVDFNYPFIDEFNYTAIVISNNDNYVLVDATRRFLPFAMLPYECRNGRGLLVKKNTSFAITLSEKGSLYRVVTFSNILYDAETETLKAKVNIAASLYAAVEYREIYGQGEDVFKKKIIESEQVEDLSIRNLDDDLDEPFRITYTINLGDASADMLYINPIVFGKITENPFKHPVRTYPVDYSIKTLYEFRTSFAVPEGFELMEYPESDKFQIAEDKVGFSYNSSFVESVKQFQLSNTLLIASPVVEPEYYQDLKSLYTDIINKLEQPIIIKRISKSE from the coding sequence ATGAACAAACTTTCAAAGAGAGTTTTGCTTATTGCAATTCTACTACTACCTATTTTACCAGCTTATTCAAATGCAAATCCTCCTGATTTTGAGTTGGTTACCAAAGAAGACCTAGAGAAAACAATCTGTGATATCGATTCAACTGCACCAGCGGCTTACCTATCTGATAAGGGCAGATCTTCCTTTTTTTATGATGATTATCAAGGTTTTATGATTCGTTTTGAGCGTAAATCTAGAATTCAGATTTACAAAAAAGATGGATTGGAATATGCTGATGTTGTAATTCCACTTTATAAAAAGGATAACAGAAGTATGGAGGTTTTGAAAGAAGTTGTAGCCTATACGTATAACCTTGAAAACGGCTCTGTTTTGCGAACTAAGCTTAGTCCGGGAGAAGTTTATGAAGAAGATTTAGAAGAGAAATACATCCTGAAAAAATTTACCTTACCCAAGGCTCAAGTAGGTTCAATTATAGATATCTATTACAAAGTAGAAAGCCCCTTTGTTGCAAACTTAGAAGATTGGAATTTTCAAAAAGCAATACCAGTAAAACTGAGTATGTATGAAGTATATATGCCACCATTTTTCGAATATGCCATCAATAAAAAAGGTTCAATAGAAATTAAAAATAGTGAGCCATTTTTAGATCGGGCAGAAAAGAGGTTTAATGGGATGGAATACAAAGATATGAACTATAAGTGGATGGCTAAAGACATACCTGCTTTTTATGAAGAAGCTTACATGACAGCCAAAAGCGATTATATTTCTAAAGTAGAATTTCAGCTAACAAAAATAAACTATCCAAATAGAGGTTCGGTGTCTTACATGTCTAGTTGGGAAGAACTCATTAAGCGTTTAACTAAAGAATCAAGTTTTGGTAGATTCCTAAAAATGAAAGTAGATAAAAATCTGATTAGTCAAATAACGGCAGGTTTATCTGATGATATTGAAAAAGCTAAAGCGATACATAAATATGTAAAAGAAAATTATAAATGGGACGGAGATTATGGAATGTATCCTTCTGATGAGTATAAAGATTTTGAAATGAAGAGAGAAGGCAATTGTACTGCAATTAACCTAACACTCTTAAACATGTTGGATGCCGCTGGTATAGAAGCTTATCCGTTATTGATAAGTACAAGAGATAATGGTTTAGTCGATTTTAATTATCCATTTATAGATGAGTTTAATTATACTGCTATTGTTATTAGCAATAATGATAATTACGTTTTAGTTGATGCTACAAGACGATTTTTACCATTTGCTATGTTGCCTTATGAATGTAGAAATGGTAGAGGTTTATTAGTAAAAAAGAATACATCTTTTGCCATTACCTTAAGTGAAAAAGGTTCTTTGTACCGTGTAGTTACTTTCTCAAATATTTTATATGATGCAGAAACTGAAACTCTAAAAGCAAAAGTAAATATTGCGGCATCTTTATATGCGGCTGTGGAGTATAGAGAGATTTATGGACAAGGAGAAGATGTATTTAAGAAGAAAATAATTGAATCTGAACAAGTAGAAGATCTATCTATTAGAAATCTTGATGATGATTTAGATGAGCCATTCAGAATAACTTATACAATTAATCTTGGAGATGCTTCAGCAGATATGTTATATATCAATCCTATTGTATTCGGTAAAATAACCGAAAATCCATTTAAACATCCAGTAAGAACATATCCGGTAGATTATAGTATTAAAACTTTATATGAATTCAGAACTTCTTTTGCTGTACCAGAGGGCTTTGAGTTAATGGAGTATCCAGAGTCTGATAAATTTCAAATTGCAGAAGACAAGGTAGGGTTTAGTTACAATAGCAGTTTTGTTGAATCAGTAAAGCAATTTCAATTATCTAATACATTATTAATTGCTTCGCCAGTGGTTGAGCCTGAATATTATCAGGATTTAAAAAGTCTTTATACCGATATTATAAATAAACTTGAGCAACCTATTATTATAAAAAGAATTAGTAAGTCTGAATAA
- a CDS encoding toll/interleukin-1 receptor domain-containing protein produces the protein MKTSFNDIFISYGRGSENSPGSKSFSIKLHQILESKGFDVWLDNEDIPHAVDYQKEINEGIKNTKNFIFIISPHSVASVYCLKEVDLAVELNKRIIPILHITPEKKLLEDSLHPVIKKLNWVYFDEETQFDKSIAQLENAISTDQDHLSRHTEYTSQAVNWQENDRNIDLLIRGGALKKAEKWLKEAKITQKEPAPSKIQEEYIIKSRKDSNFRMFRRIAAIVVFILVSSTLSLALYYSQQEKIATAEALLNLRKATSNELIAKASAIQCEESEEAGLKVAALAYEADTTNLMAKTALYDAYYKTFTAEANEKSISNWSDKTQQNTDGLYAELGGNNEINIYNENGERYATFKTAKNIQGVYMDTAEDIVYAKTDQGETLAYHLNTDWILKNMDNKSVPQLDQKQLKKYGIRADLNTRLESKLSGFKSEARSRKESSSVTPSSSTQQSQQKEENTKSSTTQNNQPTTSSNSNSTNDVKETITNLFESKDRAVISEAFKAQLQKYQNAMDNEKIAAAEELYKIANYAYEVFPDQNDIKNALTRSIVYLANENLAKNNNDQAINLANKGLELTPNFAALEKIKISALLKSNNLTEAQKMAEPLLNKTNNGATLKEQLIKEIEEDKITGRITTAQQRFQKLLTTPLEVQGILINDRSEVTTNAEVSLKIYASGASEMMISNTPQFNDGSTWERFQSTKQWKLQQGQGKKTVYIKFKDSNGNVSAVYQQSILLTRY, from the coding sequence ATGAAGACAAGTTTCAATGATATTTTTATTTCTTATGGTAGAGGTAGTGAAAATAGTCCAGGAAGTAAAAGTTTCTCCATTAAACTACACCAAATACTAGAGTCTAAGGGATTTGATGTCTGGCTTGACAACGAAGATATCCCCCATGCTGTAGATTATCAGAAAGAAATAAACGAAGGTATAAAAAACACCAAAAACTTTATTTTTATAATTTCTCCACATTCGGTAGCTTCCGTTTACTGCCTTAAAGAAGTCGACTTAGCAGTTGAACTCAACAAAAGGATTATTCCAATTCTTCACATTACTCCCGAAAAAAAACTTTTAGAAGACAGCCTTCATCCTGTTATAAAAAAATTGAATTGGGTTTATTTCGATGAGGAAACCCAATTCGATAAATCTATAGCACAATTAGAAAATGCTATTTCTACAGATCAAGATCATCTTTCTAGACACACAGAATACACTTCTCAAGCTGTAAACTGGCAAGAAAATGACAGGAATATCGACTTGCTTATTCGTGGAGGAGCATTAAAAAAAGCAGAAAAATGGCTTAAAGAGGCAAAGATCACTCAAAAAGAACCTGCTCCTTCTAAGATTCAAGAAGAATACATTATAAAATCTAGGAAAGATAGCAATTTTAGAATGTTCAGAAGAATTGCGGCCATAGTCGTTTTTATTCTGGTAAGCTCTACTCTATCGTTGGCTTTATACTACAGCCAACAAGAAAAGATTGCTACCGCAGAAGCTTTATTAAACTTGCGAAAAGCAACTTCTAATGAATTGATTGCAAAAGCTAGTGCCATCCAATGCGAAGAATCTGAGGAAGCAGGACTAAAAGTTGCAGCATTGGCTTATGAAGCAGATACCACAAACTTAATGGCAAAAACAGCTTTGTATGATGCTTATTACAAAACCTTTACTGCCGAAGCAAATGAGAAAAGCATTAGCAATTGGAGCGACAAAACTCAGCAAAATACCGATGGTTTATATGCAGAATTAGGTGGCAATAACGAAATAAACATCTACAATGAAAACGGAGAGCGTTATGCTACTTTCAAAACAGCAAAAAATATTCAGGGAGTTTACATGGATACTGCTGAAGATATAGTTTATGCAAAAACAGATCAGGGAGAAACACTAGCTTACCACCTCAATACAGATTGGATTTTAAAAAACATGGATAATAAATCTGTACCTCAGTTAGATCAAAAGCAGTTAAAAAAATATGGTATAAGAGCAGACTTAAACACAAGATTAGAAAGTAAACTTTCAGGATTTAAATCAGAAGCTAGATCGAGAAAAGAGAGCAGTTCGGTTACACCAAGCAGTTCTACTCAACAATCTCAGCAAAAAGAGGAAAACACAAAAAGCAGTACTACCCAAAACAACCAACCTACTACATCATCAAATTCAAACAGTACAAATGATGTAAAAGAAACCATTACTAATTTATTCGAGAGTAAAGATAGAGCTGTAATTTCAGAAGCTTTTAAAGCACAGTTACAGAAATATCAAAATGCTATGGATAATGAGAAAATAGCAGCAGCAGAAGAGCTTTACAAAATTGCTAACTATGCTTATGAAGTATTTCCTGATCAGAATGACATTAAAAATGCTTTAACTAGAAGTATCGTTTATCTCGCAAATGAAAACCTCGCCAAAAATAATAATGATCAAGCGATTAACTTGGCCAATAAAGGTTTAGAACTCACACCAAATTTTGCTGCTTTAGAAAAAATAAAGATTTCTGCATTGCTAAAAAGTAACAATCTAACCGAAGCACAAAAAATGGCGGAGCCCTTACTCAACAAAACGAATAATGGTGCGACTTTAAAGGAACAACTTATTAAAGAAATAGAGGAGGATAAAATAACTGGTAGAATAACTACAGCTCAACAGCGCTTTCAAAAATTGTTGACAACCCCATTAGAAGTTCAAGGCATTCTAATAAACGATCGATCTGAAGTAACAACAAATGCAGAGGTAAGCCTGAAAATTTATGCAAGCGGTGCTAGCGAAATGATGATTTCAAATACACCTCAATTTAATGATGGTTCAACTTGGGAAAGATTTCAAAGCACAAAACAATGGAAGTTACAGCAAGGCCAAGGCAAAAAAACTGTCTATATTAAATTTAAGGATTCCAACGGAAATGTGTCTGCTGTGTATCAGCAATCAATTTTGCTAACCAGATATTAA
- a CDS encoding sensor histidine kinase, translating into MNSIKYFFFKLFDVSDFPARWFCGKWSDFHGWLYIFSNLLIWASYFAIPAILLYFSIKRKDVPFKGIFLLFVFFILLCGLSHLIDAVIFWMPVYRLNAVILFCTGIVSTITVISLFKVLPSAFELKTPQELSRILEQRTAELKQANLELESSKDLLKKLIDNNPDAISKLDKNYKHLFVNKSITKHLDVSPEIIEGKTYDDLAYPNKLKRFLEKNIDKAIESGNILQKKIKSLDLTENEISLNVVFVPLANAERGEVEVLTIARDITKEEIAKKELAFKIKELNKTTKTLRDHNKQMEDFSYIVSHNLRSPINNIISLLELYELERESNNVKLNDNSKEIFDHLKKVTLNLNITIQELTEIINIKLHKFENTKVLYFSDLLFNLKESLKSEIESNRLEVIEEFEADSIEFVKAYMESILQNLLTNAIKYRDTEKKSYVKFSSRNKENKVVLTCEDNGLGIDMAKFGNDIFSLSKTFHNHPDARGVGLFMTKNQIEAFGGSISVTSEPSVGTTFTLTFMRSK; encoded by the coding sequence ATGAACTCCATAAAATACTTTTTCTTTAAGCTGTTTGATGTTTCAGATTTTCCAGCAAGATGGTTTTGTGGAAAGTGGTCAGACTTTCATGGTTGGCTTTATATATTTTCTAATTTATTAATTTGGGCATCGTATTTTGCTATACCTGCAATTCTCTTATATTTTTCAATTAAGAGGAAAGATGTTCCTTTTAAAGGAATATTCTTGTTGTTTGTGTTCTTTATACTTTTATGTGGATTATCTCATTTAATTGATGCTGTAATCTTTTGGATGCCAGTGTATCGGTTAAATGCAGTAATTCTGTTTTGTACAGGCATTGTGTCTACCATTACAGTAATCTCACTTTTTAAAGTTTTACCATCTGCTTTTGAACTTAAAACCCCTCAAGAACTCTCCAGAATTTTAGAACAAAGAACCGCTGAGTTAAAGCAAGCTAACTTAGAGTTAGAAAGTAGTAAAGATCTTCTAAAAAAACTGATTGATAATAATCCTGATGCTATAAGTAAGCTAGATAAAAATTATAAGCATCTATTTGTGAACAAATCAATTACGAAACATTTAGATGTATCACCAGAAATTATAGAAGGCAAAACATACGATGATCTCGCTTACCCAAATAAGTTAAAGCGATTTCTTGAAAAAAATATAGATAAGGCCATAGAGTCGGGTAACATCCTGCAAAAAAAAATTAAGTCTTTAGATTTAACTGAAAATGAGATTTCATTAAATGTTGTTTTTGTACCACTTGCAAATGCCGAAAGGGGGGAGGTAGAAGTACTTACAATTGCCAGAGATATTACTAAAGAAGAAATTGCGAAAAAGGAACTGGCTTTTAAGATAAAAGAGCTTAATAAAACTACTAAGACACTTCGAGACCATAATAAGCAAATGGAAGATTTCTCTTATATAGTCTCACATAACTTAAGGTCTCCTATAAACAATATTATTTCTTTACTCGAACTCTATGAACTCGAAAGAGAAAGTAATAATGTAAAGCTTAATGATAACTCTAAAGAGATTTTTGATCATCTCAAAAAAGTTACTTTAAACTTAAATATTACTATTCAGGAGTTAACAGAAATCATCAATATTAAACTACACAAATTTGAAAATACAAAAGTGCTTTATTTCTCTGATCTACTTTTCAACCTCAAAGAGTCTTTAAAGTCTGAGATCGAAAGTAATAGGTTAGAAGTTATTGAAGAATTTGAAGCAGATTCTATTGAATTTGTGAAAGCATATATGGAAAGTATTTTACAAAATTTACTAACAAATGCTATCAAATATCGAGATACGGAAAAAAAGTCTTATGTTAAATTTTCTAGCAGAAATAAAGAGAATAAGGTTGTTTTAACCTGCGAGGATAATGGCTTGGGTATAGATATGGCAAAGTTTGGGAACGACATTTTTAGTTTAAGTAAAACTTTTCATAATCATCCGGATGCAAGAGGAGTTGGGTTATTTATGACAAAAAACCAGATAGAAGCATTTGGTGGTTCTATATCTGTAACAAGTGAACCCAGTGTAGGTACAACATTTACTCTCACTTTTATGAGGAGCAAATAA
- a CDS encoding DNA gyrase/topoisomerase IV subunit A, whose protein sequence is MSKVENGETKDNHNTHNVTPVSGMYENWFLDYASYVILERAVPTIEDGLKPVQRRILHAMKELDDGRFNKVANIIGSTMQFHPHGDASIGDAIVNIGQKDMLIDTQGNWGDIRTGDRAAASRYIEARLSKFALDVVYNPQTTNWQLSYDGRKKEPVTLPVKFPLLLAQGAEGIAVGLATKIMPHNFCELIQASIKILKGKSVSIVPDFPTGGLADFSNYNEGLKGGRIRVRAKIESRDNKTLLIKDIPFSTTTQSLIDSIIKANDQGKIKIRKVVDNTARDIEVEIHLSQGQSPDVTIAALYAFTDCEVSISPNACVIIDEKPRFISVNEILKICTEQTLELLKQELKIRQGELMEKLLFSSLEKIFIENKIYRDIEECETWEAVLETIDKGLEPYKKEFYRAITQDDIIRLTEIKIKRISKFDTFKADELMRKLSEELEVINYHLENPIDYTVDYFENLLKKYSKGKERKTEISTFDTITATKVAANNTKLYIDRKEGFIGYGLKKDEYVCECSDIDDIIVFRQDGICLVTKISDKVFVGKNILHAEVFVKGDERKVYNLIYRDGKTGISRVKRFQVLAVTRDREYDLTTGTKGTKVLYFTSNPNGEAELVTVKLTHASKAKTKIFDYDFTELDIKGRGARGNILSKYPIRSIKLKREGVSTLAAADIWYDDAIGTLNKDDNGLYLGKFKEDDRIIIFYNTGEYELTNFELTNRYDYRNIVHIKKFNPEGIYTAIHYDGKNKSHYVKRFKVETTTLDKKYLFISENPGSKHVLATSQKEPLVEIQTKNSKKELEWEKIKLDEFIDVKGWKAMGNKLSYDKVMKVKLLSNDDPIEDLNDKKNKDNSNDDNDEDNNKEQLKLF, encoded by the coding sequence TTGAGCAAAGTGGAAAACGGAGAAACAAAAGATAATCACAATACTCATAATGTAACACCAGTTTCGGGCATGTACGAAAACTGGTTTCTAGATTACGCTTCATATGTAATTCTTGAAAGAGCTGTTCCTACAATTGAAGATGGATTAAAGCCTGTTCAAAGGCGGATCCTTCATGCAATGAAAGAACTGGACGATGGTAGATTTAACAAAGTAGCCAATATTATTGGTAGCACTATGCAGTTTCACCCGCATGGTGATGCTTCTATAGGTGACGCTATTGTAAACATCGGTCAAAAAGATATGCTGATAGATACTCAGGGTAACTGGGGAGATATCAGGACTGGTGACAGAGCAGCTGCTTCACGTTATATTGAAGCCAGACTTTCAAAATTTGCATTAGATGTAGTTTACAACCCTCAAACTACAAACTGGCAGCTTTCTTACGATGGTAGAAAAAAAGAGCCTGTTACACTTCCTGTTAAGTTTCCTTTGCTGTTGGCACAAGGAGCTGAAGGTATCGCAGTTGGTTTGGCAACTAAAATAATGCCTCATAACTTCTGCGAACTAATACAAGCTTCCATTAAAATTTTAAAAGGAAAAAGTGTCAGTATTGTACCAGATTTTCCGACTGGTGGTCTGGCAGACTTCTCCAATTATAATGAAGGCTTAAAGGGTGGTAGAATTCGTGTAAGAGCTAAAATCGAGAGTCGCGATAACAAAACACTACTTATAAAAGACATACCTTTTAGCACTACAACTCAAAGCTTGATAGACTCTATTATTAAAGCAAATGATCAGGGTAAAATCAAGATTAGAAAAGTAGTTGATAATACTGCCAGAGATATTGAGGTAGAAATTCATCTTTCACAAGGGCAATCACCAGATGTTACTATTGCAGCTCTCTATGCTTTTACAGATTGTGAAGTTTCTATATCGCCAAATGCCTGTGTAATTATCGATGAAAAACCTCGATTTATCAGCGTAAATGAGATTCTGAAAATTTGCACAGAGCAAACTCTTGAGTTATTAAAACAAGAGCTGAAGATCAGACAAGGTGAATTGATGGAGAAATTACTTTTCTCTTCACTTGAAAAAATCTTCATCGAAAATAAGATATATAGAGATATTGAAGAATGTGAAACTTGGGAAGCGGTTCTTGAAACGATCGACAAAGGGTTAGAGCCTTATAAAAAAGAGTTTTACAGAGCTATCACTCAAGATGATATTATTCGATTAACAGAAATCAAAATAAAGAGGATTTCAAAGTTTGATACCTTTAAGGCAGATGAGTTAATGAGAAAACTCTCTGAAGAACTTGAAGTGATAAACTATCATCTTGAAAACCCAATAGATTACACCGTTGATTATTTTGAAAACTTACTTAAGAAATACAGCAAGGGTAAAGAAAGAAAAACGGAAATAAGTACTTTTGATACTATAACAGCAACTAAAGTTGCTGCCAATAACACCAAACTCTATATAGATAGAAAAGAAGGTTTTATTGGTTATGGACTCAAAAAAGACGAATATGTTTGTGAATGCTCCGATATTGATGACATAATTGTTTTTAGACAAGATGGTATATGCTTAGTAACTAAAATTTCAGATAAAGTATTTGTTGGTAAAAACATTTTACATGCTGAAGTTTTTGTAAAAGGTGACGAAAGAAAGGTTTATAACCTAATATATAGAGATGGTAAAACTGGTATTTCGAGAGTTAAACGCTTTCAGGTATTAGCTGTTACTCGTGATAGAGAGTACGATTTAACAACTGGTACTAAAGGCACAAAAGTACTTTACTTTACATCTAACCCCAATGGAGAAGCCGAGCTGGTTACAGTTAAATTAACTCATGCTAGTAAAGCAAAAACAAAAATATTTGACTACGACTTTACCGAATTAGATATAAAAGGCAGAGGTGCAAGAGGAAACATTTTATCGAAATATCCAATAAGAAGCATTAAGCTGAAAAGAGAAGGTGTTTCTACACTAGCAGCCGCAGACATTTGGTACGATGATGCTATTGGCACATTAAATAAAGATGATAATGGCTTATACCTAGGCAAGTTTAAAGAAGATGATCGTATAATAATTTTCTATAATACTGGCGAATACGAATTAACTAACTTCGAGCTCACCAACAGATACGATTATAGAAATATCGTTCATATCAAAAAATTCAATCCTGAAGGAATTTATACTGCCATCCATTACGATGGGAAGAATAAATCTCATTATGTAAAGCGCTTTAAAGTTGAGACAACCACACTAGATAAAAAGTATTTGTTTATTAGTGAAAATCCAGGTTCAAAGCATGTACTGGCAACTTCTCAAAAGGAACCGCTTGTAGAAATTCAAACTAAAAACAGCAAGAAAGAACTTGAGTGGGAAAAAATTAAACTCGACGAATTTATCGATGTAAAGGGATGGAAAGCAATGGGAAACAAACTTTCTTACGATAAAGTAATGAAAGTTAAACTTCTGTCTAATGACGATCCGATAGAGGATTTAAATGACAAAAAGAATAAAGACAATTCAAACGACGACAATGATGAAGACAATAACAAAGAGCAATTAAAACTCTTTTAA